The genomic window TGCCCGATGACGTGAGGTCAGGGCATGGAATGTCCGCGACAAAAAAGCGCGGGAGACTTTCTTTTATTGGAAAGCTCTCCCGCGCTTTTTTGTCGCGGACGGTGCCGACGCCGCCAGCTTGGGTGGTCGAATGCAAGGGGTGAGATGGCGGCGTGTTGTGTCTGTTGTCTGTGTGAGCCTCTTAATTGATCACCCCCTTGCGCGAAGCGCACCTAAAAAGTTTAGGAAAAGAGGGGGATTGGGGGCCTGGGGGAAAGGGGGAGAAAGAACCCTTTTCAAAGGGTTTTTCTCCCCCTTTCCCCCAGCCGCCGGAGGCATTCCAAAAAAAGAACCCCGCCCCGGTCCGTGAGGACCGAGGCGGGGTATTTAATTGGCTATGCGTCTGTACTGATTTAGTACATTCCGCCCATGCCGCCCATTCCGGGCATACCGCCACCCATTCCACCGGGCATACCGGCGGGAGCAGCGCCTGCGGGTTCGGGCTTGTCTGCGATAGCGCACTCAGTGGTGAGCAGCAGACCAGCAACGGACGCGGCGTTTTGGAGGGCGGTGCGGGTGACCTTTTTAGGATCGATGACACCGGCCTTGATGAGGTCTTCATATTTGTCGGTAGCGGCGTTGTAGCCCATGCCACCTTTGCCTTCCTTGATCTTCTCGACGACGATGGAACCTTCGAGACCGGCGTTAGCGGCGATCTGGCGGAGAGGTTCTTCAACGGCGCGGGAGATGATGTTGATACCGGCCTGTTCGTCGTCGTCAGCAGCCTTGACTGTGGCAGCGGCTGCACCTGAACGAGCGAGGACGACTCCACCACCGGGGACGATGCCTTCTTCGACGGCAGCGCGGGTGGCGTTGAGAGCATCTTCGACGCGGGCTTTCTTTTCTTTCATCTCGGTTTCGGTTGCGGCACCAACGTTGATGACAGCGACACCACCGACGATTTTGGCGAGACGCTCCTGGAGCTTTTCGCGATCGTAGTCGGAAGAGGAATCAGCGATCTCGGCGCGAATCTGAGCGATGCGGGCCTTGATTTCTTCGGCTTTGCCAGCGCCATCAACGATGACGGTGTTTTCCTTGTCGATGACAACGCGTTTGCAGGAACCGAGGTCGTTAACGGTGAGGCTTTCGATCTTGATGCCGAGATCCTCGGAGACGACCTGTCCACCGGTGAGGGTGGCGATGTCCTTGAGCATTGCCTTGCGGCGTTCGCCAAAGCCAGGGGCCTTGATGGCGACGACGTTCAGAGTACCGCGCAGTTTGTTGACAACGAGGGTAGCCAGGGCTTCGCCTTCGATGTCTTCAGCGATAATCATGAGCGGCTTGGACATTTTTGCGCACTGCTCGAGGACGGGCAGCAGCTCTTTCATGTTGGAGATTTTCTTCTCGTTGATGAGAATGAGCGGCTCTTCCATTTCGCAGGTCATGCGCTCGGTGTTGGTCACGAAATACGGGGAGAGGTAGCCACGATCGAACTGCATACCTTCGACGACGTCGAGGGTGGTGTCCAGACCTTTGGCTTCTTCAACGGTGATAACGCCTTCTTTGCCGACTTTGTTCATGGCCTCGGCAATGATGTTGCCGATGGTCGCGTCGTTGTTGGCGGAGATGGTGCCAACCTGGGCGATTTCTTTCTGATCGCGGGTCGGTTTGGCGACTTCTTCGAGGTCGGCGACGATGGCTTCAACAGCCTTGTCGATACCGCGCTTGATGGACATGGGGGAGCGACCGGCGGCAACGAGTTTCACACCTTCGGTGAAAATGGCCTGTGCCAGAACGGTTGCAGTGGTGGTACCGTCACCGGCAACATCGGAAGTCTTGGAGGCAACTTCCTTGACCATCTGTGCGCCCATGTTTTCGAACTTGTCTTCCAGCTCGATTTCCTTGGCAACGGACACGCCATCCTTGGTGATGACGGGGGAACCGAAGGATTTTTCCATAACAACGTTACGGCCTTTGGGTCCGAGGGTCACTTTGACGGCGTTAGCCAGCTTGTCAACACCCGCTTTCAGTTTTTCGCGAGCTTTGGCATCAAAAAGAATTTCTTTCGCCATGGTGTATACTCCTTAAGAAGAAATGTTTGTGTATGAATTTGGTGAATACGAACGATTAGTCAACGATAGCGAGGATGTCTTCCTCACGCATGACCAAGTGTTCCACGCCATCGATGTTGATTTCCATACCGGCGTATTTGGCGAACAAAACAGAGTCGCCGACCTTGACGGCCATGGCAACGCGTTCACCGGAGTCATTCAATTTGCCGGGACCGGCAGCGACGATTTCACCCTTCATGGGCTTTTCCTTGGCAGAATCCGGGATGTAGATGCCACCCGCGGTTTTTTCTTCCATTTCCAGACGCTTGACCAAGACACGGTCGTTTAACGGTTTCAGTTCCATCCTTTATTACCTCCAAAGGGAATAATTTGAGTATTTGTGGGACGGCATGTGCTACCAGGCGACCCATTAAGCTGAATGAAAGATAAACACCGGGTTCCGAGTGTCAAGTTGGAGAGGGAAAAAAAATCAGGTCTGGAACAAGTATGGAATATGTCTCGCGTCTGATTCTCCGCCGGGTATGTTTAATCCTCTGATATTACGTTGCTTTTCATTGAAAGGAATGATTCCTGTTTGTGTGGAATTGTGCAATAAAAGTGTTTGGCCTGTTCAAGGGAAACGGTGGTGTTCTTTCTCGTGCGAGAAGGTTTCGGGAGGACGGGCGGGAGTGAAGTGGCAGGCGTGTTTTTTTTCGGAAAATTCACAGTTGGCATTCGTTTCGGAACCGTATAAAGTCCGCCTATGCAGCGATATATCCCATGTCTTCTTTTTGTGTTGGCTCTGTCTCTTCCGGTTGCGGCTCTTGCTGGAGAGCGGAATGGATGCGCGCCCGAATATCGGGCCTTGTATAAGAATGCCGTGGTCGCGTTACAGGGCACAGGCGATGGTGACGTCGTGGTGGTGACGGACCCGCTTTGCTGGCATTGTCGTCTCGGGCATAAGTTGCTCGGTGAATATCCAGAATTGTACCGGACCGTGCGGCTCTCGTTTTTTCCACGTCTGAGCTATCCCGGATCAGACATGGCCGCCTGGATTCTGGAGGATGCGGTCGGGACGGATCAGCTCAAGGCAATGGTCGATTTTGCCTATACTGATTTGAAGCGGATCAAGACCGACGATCTCATAAAGGCGCGGCTGATGATACTGATGCAGTTTACCGAGGCGTTTCCTCACTTGTTGGACGGAACGACCGAGGCGAAACTCGCAGTCCGTTTGCAAAAGGAGCATGAACTGCACACCATGTTGACCGCCGACCTTGCCAAGGCCGCCGACCTCCCGGGCACGCCGATTCTTGTTGCCGGAAAGACCGTCCTTGTCGGATTTGGTCCCGGCCCATGGCTGGACGCACTCAAGGCACTGGCCGTCTGCCCGTAGCACACCGAAATGTGATCGTAAGCCGCTTTCGACAAGAAGGCGGCTTTTTTTTGGGTGATTATAGGTCAACAATTGGCGGACGGGGGGCAGTGGTTAGGTGTGGTAATCGCATTGGTTGTCGGTCAAATGTTTGAGGGGCGAGTTGTTTTAACTTCGTTTGCACAGAATTATTCATGATATCAAGGTCCTAGCAGCATATTTCGTCGATAGTCAAATCTTCTTCATCAAGCTTTGATATACGCGGATGATATATATTTGAGTGCAAGGGGGTATTCTGTGGTGGCTAGGATGCATATCGACAATTTTGCGATATAGACAATCAGGAACACTCTGTAGACATTGACGAAATACGGGTGTACCGTCCTGTGGCGCAATAATTCGTTTTAATTAGCACTGGCCTTATCTTTGCTGAAAAACTTGAGCACACGAGTTGCGAGGAGTGAGTTGGAACGATGAAACAGTTAGATATGCTACACGTCAACACCATCGACGACCTGTTATTTGTTACAGCACTGGATGCTGCCGGAGTTGAATGCGCAAACATTGAATATTCTGGTGATCTTGTTTTCAAATTAAAGATCACCGGGGAAAAATGGGATAACCCAGAGCTCCTTGACTATAGAGTTGCTCAAATAATTGACTCATTCCAACGCGATATTCTTGGAATAGTAAATCAGCATACTCGCCTGAAAGTAAGCATTAATGATCTTTCGAAACACCCAGACCTTGTTGTCAAGTTCAAGGTAGAAGAGGGATGTATTAAAATTTTTGCTGAGACATTGCAGAAAATTTTGGAATACACGAAAGAATTCACCACGGAAGACAAAATGAAAACAATGCGGATGATATTTCTTTCGGTCATCGTCATCTCTTCATCATGGCTCTTAACAACTACTGTCGAAAAGGCAGCAGATGTTTACATTGCTAAAATTGATAATGAAACAAAAATTCGACTAAAGGAAATGGATATTGAGATTGAAAAAGTAAGGCAAGGGGTAGAGCCCACAATTCAAAAAGCACATAAGACTCTTTCGCAAGAAAAACGGACTCCTAAAGCTGTTGCACGTAACGTAGACAAAGATGATGTCATAACAACTGGAGATGGTAACGAGATAAAGGGAGAGACCTTGAAAGCCGTCTACGCAGATCTCCCGGATCAAACAACTTACAAAACATACAGAGTGGATGCCAAATATAAAGTCACTGCCTACAATTTTGAAAAGCGGAAGGCTGAACTAAAAGGCGAAGAAAGACCCTTTTGGGCGCAGACAAACTACCTTAAGGACAACGAACGTGCACATTTGATTGAGCTAGATGCTCTGGCAATCAAAAGCGGCAAGCCACAAATAGCTGAGTTACAAGTGACTGTTGAAATCTCCGAAGGTAAAATCACTAGCGCAACCATTGCTGGCTTTGGGCCTCCACGCGAAGACGCAGTGTCCCTGTCTGCTGTCTTAAATCAAGAAAAACAAGCCACCGTTCAGCCGCAGCAAGCTACACTTCAATTCTAACCTCTCAAGTCTGGAGTCTCCTATGGATCTCCCCGAAGAACTCATTGATAAAATCTGTGCCGAGAATCCGAACGCTATGCGGGCTGACCAAGGGGTCATCCTAGAAGAAGATGGAATGGCATTCCACATAGTTGGAGTCCATGACCCTGAAGATTATGAAGCTGTTGGAAAACAGGGATCCTGGTTTCTTCCCTTTTGCTCACGCACTGAGGTAATAAGGCTTCTAAAACCTCAAACAAATGAGGATGCCTTATTAAAACTAAGAGCTGAAGCCATGGTGGACTCTCCCAGACTTGTTAGGGTGTTTCGAAAAAGAAGGAGGGGTAAAGCCAATTGGAGTTTGACAAATTATTACGAATCCTTTGGTGCAAATGACCGATATTTGTCCCACCTCTCAAAAAGCAATCAAAAAAGGTTAAAACAAATACCTGCTGGGTATGCATATCTCGAACAAGCGAACGCTATGTGCATTCGGACAAATTGGGGAAACGTAATCGCAGTGTCCGAACTTCTTCAATACTACTTCTACTTTATGAATTTGTTTTACTTTGGTGGACAGTTGGGGATCAAGGAACAGGACTGTTTCCATGCTTTCTTAATAGCTCTAAGAGTTATGGGGGGATTTGAATCCCATGATTTCGACTTAGACCCTAGAGGTTTTTTGGATTGGAATGCCGAGTGTTATTTAAAGTCCAGAGGGGCAATGCAATATGATTTTGTTCTTGGGCATGAATATGCGCATCACGTATTAGGACATTTAGCAGACTCAAAAATCACTCATGTTAGGCTGAATAAATATACCCAGACTAAATACACTGGATACAATCATAATCACAAGAAAGAATACGATGCAGACCACTATGCTATAAAATTTATCACTGGCAACAATGAGTATAAAAGCGAGCTTGTGAATGAAGCATTTCAGGTCTTACTATATTTTCACCTTTCTAAATTAGTTGAAGAATCTATAGCACCACAAATTCATCAAGGTACACACCCTAGTCCTTTAAGCCGCATAAAAAAATTGCGAAAAAAAATTCATAAGAGATATGGTCGCACAATGACTGAACTAAACGACGAGATTAGGCACTTTGAAGGGTTTGTAAAGCACTTTTTGAAAGATTGGCTTCCATACAACATGGATAAGTTTGAAATATACGGATCTTTCTATCTCCCTTCATATAAAAGGGATTTCTTGATCGATCGGATTGATTTTTAAAAACTAAATAGACTCAACGCCATAGTTCTTGATTATCCGCATTTGTTATAGGCTACAGCCCTTTCTTCTTATCAATCCACTTGTCCATCTGAGGCCGACTGTCGTCATAAGTTGATCAAGCCCCCCACTTGCAAACATTAGTAAGCACCATCCCTCGGTGTTCCTGCACGAGGAACCCGTTCAGCACCATGCGGTCCATGTGGTCTGTCATGCCGCTGTAATAGCCTGGTTGGTTCCAGATCAATTGCTTGAGGGGGTATCTTTCTTTTGTCTGTGCTGGGTAAGGCTAAAAGAAATTAATTCCAAATGTAGCTATCAAAAAAAATGGCTCCGAGTTCGTCGGAGCCATTTTTATCAACATGTATGGGAAATGCCTTGGCTGAAAACAGCAAGGCATTTTTAGTACAAACACAAAGAAGAGTTTAGTCTTCGCGGCTCGTGATTTCCAGCAGGTGGTAACCAAACTGAGTTTTTACCGGGCCATGAACTTCGCC from Pseudodesulfovibrio sp. JC047 includes these protein-coding regions:
- the groL gene encoding chaperonin GroEL (60 kDa chaperone family; promotes refolding of misfolded polypeptides especially under stressful conditions; forms two stacked rings of heptamers to form a barrel-shaped 14mer; ends can be capped by GroES; misfolded proteins enter the barrel where they are refolded when GroES binds), producing MAKEILFDAKAREKLKAGVDKLANAVKVTLGPKGRNVVMEKSFGSPVITKDGVSVAKEIELEDKFENMGAQMVKEVASKTSDVAGDGTTTATVLAQAIFTEGVKLVAAGRSPMSIKRGIDKAVEAIVADLEEVAKPTRDQKEIAQVGTISANNDATIGNIIAEAMNKVGKEGVITVEEAKGLDTTLDVVEGMQFDRGYLSPYFVTNTERMTCEMEEPLILINEKKISNMKELLPVLEQCAKMSKPLMIIAEDIEGEALATLVVNKLRGTLNVVAIKAPGFGERRKAMLKDIATLTGGQVVSEDLGIKIESLTVNDLGSCKRVVIDKENTVIVDGAGKAEEIKARIAQIRAEIADSSSDYDREKLQERLAKIVGGVAVINVGAATETEMKEKKARVEDALNATRAAVEEGIVPGGGVVLARSGAAAATVKAADDDEQAGINIISRAVEEPLRQIAANAGLEGSIVVEKIKEGKGGMGYNAATDKYEDLIKAGVIDPKKVTRTALQNAASVAGLLLTTECAIADKPEPAGAAPAGMPGGMGGGMPGMGGMGGMY
- the groES gene encoding co-chaperone GroES, which encodes MELKPLNDRVLVKRLEMEEKTAGGIYIPDSAKEKPMKGEIVAAGPGKLNDSGERVAMAVKVGDSVLFAKYAGMEINIDGVEHLVMREEDILAIVD